Below is a genomic region from Persicimonas caeni.
CTTGGCCGAGACCGGCCTTCGGCGAAGCGGCGTCGACGAAGACGACATCGCCCGCTATCTGGGCATCATCGAGAGGCGAGTGCGCGTCGAGCAGACCGGCGCCGATTGGATGCTCGACTCGTTCAACTCGATGGAGGAGACCAACAGCATCGCCGAGCGGCTCACCGCGCTGACCAAGACGCTGGTCGAAAACCAGCGCCAGGGCATCCTGGGCCACGAGTGGCAGTACGCCTGCACTCCCGAAGAGGCGTCCTGGGAGGATCACTACCAGTATGTGGGCCAGTACATGTCGACCGACCTGTTCACGGTCAACGAAGATGAAATCATCGACATGGTCGCCGCGGTCATGGAGTGGAAGCACGTGCGCCACGTGCCCGTCGAGGATAACGACCACCGCCTGGTGGGTCTGGTGACCCGTCGCGCCTTCTTGCGGCTCTTGGCCAAGGGCGTCCCCTCGGAGGACTCGTCGATTCCGGTGCGTGACATCATGACCACGGACCTGATCACCGTCACCCCCGAGACGACGACCATCGAGGCGATCCAGCTGATGCGCGAGCACACCATCTCGTCGCTGCCGGTCGTCGACGACGGCAAGCTCGTCGGCATGGTCACCGAGCGTGATTTCATGGCCATCGCCCGTGACTTGCTCGAGGAGCGCCTCGCCGCGCGTGCTCAAAACGGCGACGGGCGTGGAGAGGGGCGTGGCAACGGCCACGACCAAGAACTCACCGAAGAATTGTCGGAGCTATCGGACGGCGGCGTCGACGAGGTCGAGCATAACGAACGCCCGGTTCAGCCACCGGGAGAATAAAACGCGAACGCGCCGTAGCCGGTCACCGGACCGGTTACGGCGTCTGTCACTGCAGCATCCGCGGACGTGCTTCGCGCGAGAGTCGTTGCCTTCCACCCTGCCTCGTTCGCCACACGCAACAACCCACGAATGGCGACGCGACCGGCGCTGTGCTCGCGACTGATTGACTCGGGCACAAGCGTCTCGATGGCCGCTTGTGTCTGGGCATCGAGCGTGTGGGCCTGCTCGGGCTCGACGTCGTGGCTCATATTGGCGCAGATGACGATGAGCGTTGCCGGATCATCGACAAACGTCGAGAGCACCTCGGCGACCTCTTCGTCGGTCGCATCCCCCACCAGCACCGGCACGATCATTGTCTTTTTCAAAACCTGACGCACGAAGGGAAGCTGCGCTTCGATCGACTCCTCGGGGTCGAAGGCCGGCTCGATGGCGCGCACCTGCTCGAGGCGCGCGATGGACTCGACCGCCTCGCGGTCGGAGACCACCGGGCCCATCGGTGTATCGAAGCCGTCGTAGCCGGTGACCGCCAAGCCGCGAAAAGGCACCAGGCGCGACGAGCCGAGGAGCACGATGCGCTCGATGCCCTCGGCACCGGCCACCCGAGCCCACGCCCGCGCCATGACCTCGCCGGCGAAATCAAACTCGGCGTGAGGCACGATGAGCGCGCGCGGGGCCTCGTCGCCTGCCTCGGCCCCCGACAGCAGACGCTCGATCGCTGCTCGCAGCTCAGCTTTGCCGGCCGGATAGAGCATGCCGGCAAATTGGGGCTCGCGAAGCGTCAAGTCATTGCGCCCGAAAAGCTTGTCGAAAAATCCCATCGTCTCGCCTTGGGTGGGCTCGTGTCTTTTAGTCTAGCGCTTTCTGGCCAACGTCAGCCCATCACCAATGGGCACGAGGCTGACGGTGACGCGCTCGTCGTCGGCCACATGGGCGTTGAACTCGCGGATGGCGACCGTGCTCTCTTCCTGGTCGGACGCGTCGATGACGCTTCCGCCCCACAGCGTATTGTCGACGCCGATGAGTCCGCCGACACGCACCAGTTCGAGGCAACGCTCGTAATAGGCGATGTAATTTTCTTTGTCGGCGTCGATATAGGCGAAGTCGAACGAGCCGCCCTGCCCGTCCTCGATGAGCCCATCGAGGGTCTCGAGCGCCGGGGCGATGCGCACGTCGATCTTGTCGGCGACGCCTGCCTGCTCCCAATACTTGCGGCCGATATCGACCCACTCTTCGCTGATATCACACGCCACGAGTTCGCCGACGTCCGGGAGCACCGAGGCCACACACATCGCGCTGTAGCCGGTGAACGTGCCCACCTCGATGGTGCGCTTGGCGCCGACCAGCTCGGCCAACAGGCGCATGAACTGGCCCTGCTCGGGCGAGGTCTGCATGTTGGCGTACTCCATCTTGGCGGTCTCTTCGCGAAGCTCGCGGAAGGGCGCGCTTTCGTGCACGGAGACGGACAACAGGTAATCGTGGAGGGCGTCGTCGAGTTGTAGAGTTTTGGCGGACATGGGTGGTTTTGTGGTTTTGGGGTCTTGGGGTCTTGGGGTTTGGGGTCTTGGGAGTGTTAGCACTTGTGTGGAGCTTTGCAACTACCTACCCCCGCTGCCCCTCAAAAATCTGAGACCCCGCACGACGCCCGTGTCACCCAAGCCCGGAGCAGAAATGCTCCGATCGGCTCTAACAGGCGCCTCGACGGGCTCCTTGGAGCTGTACCCGCGGCTGGCACACATGCTGCATCTCCAACTCGACGTAATACGACAACATGCTTTATGCTGACGATGCTCGACTACATTTTTGCCGACAGGGGACCCAAGATGATGAAGCCGAAGACCTCACGCCACCTGGTGGCGGCCGCTGCATGCGCGAGCATGATGGCAGCCGGGATCACCGCCTACTCGCCCAGCGCGCAAGCCTGCGGTGGGCTGTTCTGCAACAATCAGCAGCCGGTCAACCAGGCTGCCGAACGCATCATCTTTAGCGACAACGCCGACGATACCGTCACCGCGCTCGTCCAGATCATGTACCAGGGCCCCAGCGAGAAGTTCGCATGGGTCTTGCCGGTGCCTGGTGAGCCCGATGTGAGCGTCTCGTCGACCGCGGCATTCGACCGATTGCAGACGGCGACGAACCCATCGTACCGGATGAACACGACCGTCGAGGGCACCTGTGACACCCGCGGCGGCGGCTTCTTCGGCTCGGACGACGCCACCGCCGAGGCGGGCGGTATGAACAACGCGAACCGGAATCCCGAAGACGACGGCGTGACCGTCGTCAACAGCGGTCACGTAGGCCCCTACGACTACACCACCATCTCGGTCGACCCGGGCAACGAGAATCCCACCCAGGTCGCCCTCGATTGGCTCGAACAGAACAACTACGACGTCAGCGCTCTGGGCGAGCAGACGATCACGCCGTACCTCGAAGACGGCATGAACCTGTTGGCCTTCCGGCTGTCGAAGAATGCCGACACCGGCGATATCCGCCCGGTGCGCATCACCTACGACGCCGAGCTTCCGATGATCCCCATCAAGCTCACCGCCGTGGCCGCCAACGACGACATGGGCGTGATGGTGTGGGTGCTCTCCGATGAGCGCGCCATCCCGTCGAACTACAAGTCGCTTCGCCTCAACGAGGCGGCCATCGACTGGTTCAACCCCAACAACAACTACAACGACATCATCAACCGCGCGGCCGACGAAGCCGGCGGCCAGGGTTTCGTCACCGAGCTGGCCTGGCCGACCGACCGCACGCTGCCGCCGCCCAACCAATTCTCTAACGGTCAAGACCTCGCCGATGTAATCTTCAGCGAGAACGAAGAGCGTTTTTGGGAAGATCGAATCAAGAACACCGACTGGACCGGCAACGAATTCGGCCTCCTCCAGCAGTCGTCGCGCTACGCCGCCTTCGACGGCTACCTCGAAGTCCTTGAGGCGACCGTGCCGGTGCCCTCGCGTTTGACCACCGAAGAGTTCGCACAGTGCCCCAGTTGCTACCAAAGCGAGATGGGCGGCGAAGACGGCGAGATCGACAACTTCGATCCGCAAACGTTCATCACCCAGCTCGAGCTCAACGTCATCAAGCCGATGATCGAAACTCAGGAGCTGGTCACCTCTCGCCCCTACATTACCAGGCTCTACACCACGATGTCGGCCGGCGACATGACCCTCGATCCGGTCTTCGACTTCAATGACAGCCTGGGGGACCACTCCAACGCCCACGTCGCCGAGCGCATCATCGAATGCGGTGACGAGGACTACACCCGCAACGAGGCGCCCTGGCGCGTCGAGCTGCCCCAGGGCGACATCGTCTTCGGCTCGGGTAGCACTTGGCCCGTCTCCAGCGAGGACATGCCCGCGACCCGCGCCATCGTCCAGGACCGCAACTCCGGCGACGGTGAAGTGGTCGTCGACAACGCCCCCGAGATCGACAGCTTCATCGAGCGCCATAACCAACGCGTCACCGACGAGTTCTCCGGTGGCGGCTGCCAGACCGCCCACCCCGCGTCGGTCTCTCTGGCGCGCAACATGTCGCTGGCGCTGATGTTTGGCGCGTTTGGATTGTTGCTGATTCGAGTGCGTCGACGAGAAGAGTAGAGAAGAGCAAGGCGTAACATCTTTGTCGCCCCGCCCGTCCCGTGCCTCGTAACATGAGGCGGGCGGAGGCGACACAACCCCATGCTTTTCACCTCCCCTCCCCCGCCTCAACCCCATTCCTCAAGTTTTCTTTTCTGTATACACCACGTCTGCAGACAAACTTCTACCCAAAGTTGCTCTTCCGACGATTTTTCAGCATACTGGTCACAGAACCTTTACTGGGACCACAATTTTCTGACTCGCTCCGTATTCGACATCGTCGAGCGGAGCCGTTGTGTCGACGGGAGTAGCTGATGTTCTCGAGATTTCTTCGTGTGTCGATGATGGTGCTCTTTGCCATCGTCATCGGATCGTTTGCCGGCTGTGGGTGTGAAGACGAAGCCCCGAGCGACAAGAATCCCATCACCGACACCGACGGGGGTGACACCAGCCCGACCGACGCCACAGACTCGGCCGGCGATGTCGCCCAAGATGGCAGCAGCCAGGACACGAGCACCGACACCTCCGACGACGACACCGACCAAACCGACGGCGGACAAAACGACACCGGCCAAACGGACTCGGGCGGCGGCTGCGGCCTCAACGGCACCAGCTGCACCGACAACGCCGATTGCTGCTCGGACATCTGCAACGCCAACGGCATCTGCTCGGTCACCCCGGGCACCTGCGACCCCGCTGGTGAGTCGTGCGTGAGCGGCGCGTCGTGCTGCTCGGGTCGCTGCAGCGACAGCGGCGTGTGCCTGTCGGGCGTGGGCGGCTGCGGTTTCGAAGGCGACTCATGCTCGACCGCGGCCGATTGCTGCTCGCTCAGCTGCACGAATGGAAGCTGTGACTCCGGCAGCGTGTGCACCTCGGCCGGCGAGAGTTGCTCGGCCGACTCGGACTGCTGCAGCAACGCTTGTGGCGCAGACGGCACCTGCCAGGCCGGCCCCCAGTGCCTGACCGCCGGCGAAAAATGCGCCGACGACGCCGGCTGCTGCTCGAAGGCCTGCGAGCCGTTCGGCACCGACGGCGAGAACCGTTGCATCACCGGCGGACTCTGCCAGACCGAAGGTGAGGTTTGCGGCGAGGACAGCGACTGCTGCAACCAACAGTGCGACAACGGCTACTGCCGCAAGCTCAGCGGCGTGGGCATCGTCAGCTGCCGCATGGTCGGCGAGGCCTGCGAGAACCCCTCCGATTGCTGCTCGTACTCGTGCATCGGCGACGGCACCGGCTTCAAGAGCTGCCAATATCTGGGCGGCTGTCGCCCCTACGGCGAACTGTGCACCACCGATAGCCAGTGCTGCAGCAACGCCGGCGGCTGCCCGGGCACCGGCCAAGAGAACGACGTGGCCACCTGCAACATCTTCACCACGGTCGACGGCACCGATTACGGCCGCTGCGGCCTCGTCCAGGGCCCCAAACCCGCCGGCGAAGTCTGCGACAGCCGCTTCTCGGGCACCCACGACTGCTGCGGCGGCCAGACTTCGTGTCAGGCCACCGTCCTCGGCATCGAGCGTTGCTACGGCCCCACCCCCGACCAATGCATCGGCGACGGCCAATCGTGCGCCTTCGGTGAGCAGTGCTGCAGCGGCCTGTGCGCCCCTGACGCCAACGGCGACCTTGTCTGCTCTGGCTCGAGCTGCACCGACCGCGGCGGCGCTTGCACCACCGACGGCGAATGTTGCGGCGGCAACTGCAACGCCGACGGCGTCTGCGGACCCGACGCCTGCGTGGCCGACGGCCAGAGCTGCACCGGCGACGCCGAGTGCTGCTCGGCCTTCTGCGACCCGAACACCGACCAGTGCGCCAGCTGCCTGTCGAACGGCAATAGCTGCTCGACCGACTCGGAGTGCTGCTCGAGCTACTGCGACCCGACGAGCAACCAGTGCGCCGACCGCCCGGTCGACCAGTGCACCGAAAACGGCCAGGCCTGCACCCGCGGAAGCGAGTGCTGCTCGGGCGTGTGCAACAGCAACAACGTGTGCGGCACCGCCTGCCTGTCCAACGGCCAGAGCTGCACGGCGAACACCGATTGCTGCTCGACCTTCTGCGACCCGAACACCTTCACCTGCGGCGAGGACACCAGCACCTGCGCCGGCTCGGCGGAGACCTGTTCCGACGATACCGACTGCTGCAGTGGTCTGGTGTGCGGATTCGGGTATTGCGTGATTCCCGAATAACCCTCTTTCCGGGGAGGCCTCGCCTCGCGAGGCTTCCCCTTTACACTCCCCTTCCCCGGCCCTAGGTTCGTCCCACCTGCTTGTTGATTTGAACTTTGGTGGAGAAAGTCTATGCGAGTCGGAATCCTCACCGGCGGTGGTGATTGCCCGGGCCTCAACGCGGTTATTCGTTCGGTAGCCAAGAGCTTGATGCTCCAATGCGACGCCGAGGTCATCGGCATCGAAGAAGGCTTTTTGGGTCTCATCGAACGACGAACCCGCGAGCTGAGCTACAAGGATGTCAGCGGCATCCTCGCCCGCGGCGGCACCGTGCTGGGCACCCACAATAAGGCCAATCCCTTTTCGTACTTCGAGCGTGACGGCGAGGACGTCTCCGACGAGGTCATGGAGTACTACGAGGAGCTCGACCTCGACGCCATCGTGGCCCTGGGCGGTGACGGCACCATGTCGATCTGCCACCGACTCCAAGAGATGGGCATGAACATCGTGGGCGTGCCCAAGACGATCGACAACGACATCGTCGCCACCGACCGCACCTTTGGCTTCGACACCGCCGTGTCCATCGCCACCGACGCCATCGACCGGCTGCAGACCACTGGCCAGAGCCACAAGCGGGTGATGATCCTGGAGACGATGGGTCGCTATGCCGGCTGGATCGCCCTGCACGCAGGCATCGCCGGCGGCGCCGACGTCATCTTGTTGCCCGAGCTTCCGTTCAGCGTCGAGGAGGTCGCCCGCGTGGTCAAAGAGCGCGCCGACCGCCAGCGCTTTACGATCGTCTGTGTCGCCGAGGGCGCCAAGACCGCCGAGGGCGACATGGTCGTCAAAGAACGCATCGAGGAGAGCCCCGATCCCATCCGCCTGGGCGGCATCGCCAACTGGCTCAAGGAGGAGCTCAAGCCGATGGTCGACAGCGAAATCCGCACCGTCGTGCTCGGCCATATTCAACGCGGCGGCTCGCCGACGGCCTTCGACCGCATCCTGGCGACGAACTTCGGGGCGATGGCCGCCTCGCTGGTCGCCAAAGAGCAATACGGACGCATGGTCGCGCTGCGTGACCAGCACCTGACGAGCGTCGAACTCGAGAAGGTCGCCAACAAGACGCGCACGGTGCCCGAAGACGCCATGGGCATTTTGGCCGCGTTCTCGGTGGGCACCTCGCTGGGCGTGCCCGGCATGAAGCTCGACCCGTCGCAGATCCAAGACTACAAGAAAATCAGCTAGTATCGCTTATGGGCATCACATCAAAGCTGCCGCTATCAGAACGACTCCGGAAGGGCGCCGGCGCGCTCGTGGTCGACAATTTCTTTCGCGGTCTGTCGGTCGTCGGAAAGCTCGACCCACGCAATGATCCCGAAGAGCACGGCGTGCGCGTGCTCACCGACGTGCCCTACCACCACAGCGGCGATGCGGCTCATCACCTCGACGTGTTCGTCCCCCAAGACTTCGACGGGCCGCGCCCAATCGTGTTGTACGTGCATGGCGGCGGCTTTCGCATCCTGTCGAAGGACACCCACTTTGGCATGGCGCTACAATTTGCCAAGCGGGGCTATCTGGTCTTCAACATCAACTACCGACTCGCCCCGCGCCACCCCTTTCCGGCCGCCATCGAGGACGCCTGTCGGGCCTACCGGTGGGTGGTCGAAAACGCGCACAGCTTCGATGGTGACCTCGACCGAGTCGTGTTGGCGGGAGAATCTGCCGGCGGGAATCTGGTATGCGGGCTGACGATCGCGGCGCATTACGAGCGCGACGAGCCGTGGGCGCGCAGCGTCTTCGAGACCGGGGTGACCCCGACGGTGACCGCGCCGGCCTGCGGCATGCTGCAGGTCTCCGACGTCGAGCGCTACACCGCTCAGGACCGGGTCAACTGGTTCGTGCGTGACCGCCTCGAAGAAGTCTCACACAACTACCTGCCGCCCGACCGGATCGACGGCTCGCCGATCCTCGACTTTGCCGATCCCCTGCTCCACTTCGAGCGCGGGGACTCACCGACGCGCCAGTTGCCCGCCTTCTTTTTGCCGGTGGGCACCAAAGACATCTTGCTCGACGACACCCGCCGCCTGGCCCGCGCGCTCGACGCGCTCGGCGCTCCCCATTCGAGCCACTACTACCCGGGTGAAATCCACGCATTTCACGCGCTCGTATGGCGTCCACAAGCGCGTAAATGTTGGCGGCAGAAATTCGCGTTTCTCGAGGAGCACGTAGGCCGCTGAGCTCAGTTGCCCATCGTCCCCGACGGTGTGTTGATCTCGGGCTCGGGCGGCACGTCGACCTCTTCGTCGGCGGGCGCCTCCCCGTCGGCCGGCGGCACCTCGATGGTGGTGGTGCCGATATCCTCACCCTGCTCGTCGCGATAGCGAATCTCGTAGGTTCCCGGCTCGAGCTCGCCCTCCTCGGTCAGCGGAACCGCCGAGCGAAACTCCACAAACGAACTCTCGCGCTCGATGGCCGCCTCGGTCTCGGTGAACGCACGCTCGACGATGAGCTCGCCGTCGCGGCGCACCTCGACGGTCCAGGCGGTGGGGTTCGAAAAGGTCCCCGCGGGAGTGTTGACCACCGTGACGACGTACGGATTGCGAAAGCGCGCCTCCTCGGGCAGCGTCGTCGGCCCGAACGGCTGCACGCAGGTGCGGATATTCATGTTGAAGGCCGACAGGTCCTGCTCGGAGCACTGGGGTGGACCGCGTCGGGCATAGCGCTCGTCGTCGCCGGTGTCGGGAGAGGTCGCGCAGGCGGTCAGCCCGGCGGTGAGCAGGAGAGTCGAAATGGTGAAAAAGCGGCGCATGCCCATAGGTACCTCGTGGGAAAAAATCAGGTGCACGAGTAACGTGTGAACCGCCCGGCCCGGTTCAAGTCTTTCGGCGCAGCGTCAAAAGCGTGATCTCCGAGGGCACGCCGAGGCGAAGCGGCGGCCCCCAGTAGCCGGTGCCGCGGCTGACGTAGATCTTCATGTCCTCGTAGTCGTTCAGCCCGCGGGTAAACGGGTGCGCGAGCCCCACAAAGAGGCTCCACGGCCAGAACTGCCCGCCGTGAGTGTGCCCCGAAAGCTGCAGGTCGAAGCCTGCCTTGGCCGCCTCCCAGACGCTCTTGGGTTGGTGGGCCAGAAGCAGCCGAAAGTCCGCCTCGGGAGCGCCCTCGAGCGCCTTGTGCGGATCGGAGGTGTGACCGTCGACGCGCGCGCCGGCGCGGTAATCGGTCACTCCGCCGACCAGAAGTCGCGCCCCGTCGACCTCGACCACTCGATGCGAGTTGATCAGCGGCTGCATCCCGCAGCGCTCCACCTCGTCGCACCAGGCGGGCCCGTCCCAATAATACTCGTGGTTGCCGGGCACGAAATACGCGCCCAGCGGGGCCTGTAGGTCGCGGATGGGCGCGACGTCGTTTCGCATATCGTCGACATAGCCGTCGACCATGTCGCCGGTCAGGGCGATGAGGTCGGGCTCGAGGCCGTTGACGCGGTCGACCACCGCTTGCAGGTAGTCGCGCTTGATGGTCGGGCCCACGTGGATGTCGCTGATCTGGGCGATACGCAGCCCGTCGAGCTGGGGCGCCAGCCCCTCGACGGCCACGTCGACCTCGACGACCTCGGCGAGTTTTCGCGCTTCGTGGTAGCCCAGCCCGGTGCCCGACGCGGCCACGCCGACGATGCTCGCGTTGACCGTGTGGCGAAACAGTTCGCGGCGGCTCGGATCTTCGGGGCCGTCATCCGACGTGGCTCGACTCGCGGCCGGCGGTATCACCCAGCGGCGCATGGCGCCGAAGGTCAGCAGCCCCAAGTCACGCGCGACCACCAAAAAGAGCAGCAGCGCGAACGAGCCCATCGCCAGATAGGCCACCCACTGTAAGACCCCGGCCATCGCCATCTCCGGCGCGGTGCGCCTCAAAATGGAGGCCGCCAAGGTCACCGCGAAGCTCGCTGCCAGCAGTCCCCAGAGCACGCGTTTTGCCTTCTTCGATCGCAAAAAGCGCGCGAGGCTCCAGCCCGCATATACATGCGCGCCGCCCCAGATCAGACTCGCCACCGTTCCAAAAATGATCATCCGCCACATAAGCTCACCTTATCGGACCAACGCCCAAACCACCACGGCCCACGCAGTTGCCCCCTGCTTACGAAAACCGTATCCTTCCGGCAACACACGTTTCAACTCTATGAGATGCGTCCAGACCCCGCATCGTTACACTGCAGATTTGCCCCGATGTCATTCGTGTCCAAATTAGCGAAGCGCAGCCGTGGGGCCCGGATGTAGAAGTGACTGAATCGCGATTCAGTCGCTCCCTTTACACAACCGGGGGCCTTCGTGTATTTGTTCCTCTGTACGGGCTTTGACGCAGCGCGTCATTGTGCAGTCGGGCCCGGTTTGTGGATTGCTGATTCATTACGACTCATCACGCTAATTGCCCAATTTGCAGGAGCTCGTGTCCAATGAGTAATACCACCCTTGAACTTCCGGAGGGCGTCCAGGTCACCGCCGAGGTGACCGACGCTCACGCCGAGATACTAACCCAAGAGGCGCTCGAGTTTGTCGCCACGCTCCAGCGCGAATTCAACTCGCGGC
It encodes:
- the amrB gene encoding AmmeMemoRadiSam system protein B; translated protein: MGFFDKLFGRNDLTLREPQFAGMLYPAGKAELRAAIERLLSGAEAGDEAPRALIVPHAEFDFAGEVMARAWARVAGAEGIERIVLLGSSRLVPFRGLAVTGYDGFDTPMGPVVSDREAVESIARLEQVRAIEPAFDPEESIEAQLPFVRQVLKKTMIVPVLVGDATDEEVAEVLSTFVDDPATLIVICANMSHDVEPEQAHTLDAQTQAAIETLVPESISREHSAGRVAIRGLLRVANEAGWKATTLARSTSADAAVTDAVTGPVTGYGAFAFYSPGG
- a CDS encoding class I SAM-dependent methyltransferase; its protein translation is MSAKTLQLDDALHDYLLSVSVHESAPFRELREETAKMEYANMQTSPEQGQFMRLLAELVGAKRTIEVGTFTGYSAMCVASVLPDVGELVACDISEEWVDIGRKYWEQAGVADKIDVRIAPALETLDGLIEDGQGGSFDFAYIDADKENYIAYYERCLELVRVGGLIGVDNTLWGGSVIDASDQEESTVAIREFNAHVADDERVTVSLVPIGDGLTLARKR
- a CDS encoding DUF2330 domain-containing protein, translating into MLTMLDYIFADRGPKMMKPKTSRHLVAAAACASMMAAGITAYSPSAQACGGLFCNNQQPVNQAAERIIFSDNADDTVTALVQIMYQGPSEKFAWVLPVPGEPDVSVSSTAAFDRLQTATNPSYRMNTTVEGTCDTRGGGFFGSDDATAEAGGMNNANRNPEDDGVTVVNSGHVGPYDYTTISVDPGNENPTQVALDWLEQNNYDVSALGEQTITPYLEDGMNLLAFRLSKNADTGDIRPVRITYDAELPMIPIKLTAVAANDDMGVMVWVLSDERAIPSNYKSLRLNEAAIDWFNPNNNYNDIINRAADEAGGQGFVTELAWPTDRTLPPPNQFSNGQDLADVIFSENEERFWEDRIKNTDWTGNEFGLLQQSSRYAAFDGYLEVLEATVPVPSRLTTEEFAQCPSCYQSEMGGEDGEIDNFDPQTFITQLELNVIKPMIETQELVTSRPYITRLYTTMSAGDMTLDPVFDFNDSLGDHSNAHVAERIIECGDEDYTRNEAPWRVELPQGDIVFGSGSTWPVSSEDMPATRAIVQDRNSGDGEVVVDNAPEIDSFIERHNQRVTDEFSGGGCQTAHPASVSLARNMSLALMFGAFGLLLIRVRRREE
- a CDS encoding 6-phosphofructokinase; the protein is MRVGILTGGGDCPGLNAVIRSVAKSLMLQCDAEVIGIEEGFLGLIERRTRELSYKDVSGILARGGTVLGTHNKANPFSYFERDGEDVSDEVMEYYEELDLDAIVALGGDGTMSICHRLQEMGMNIVGVPKTIDNDIVATDRTFGFDTAVSIATDAIDRLQTTGQSHKRVMILETMGRYAGWIALHAGIAGGADVILLPELPFSVEEVARVVKERADRQRFTIVCVAEGAKTAEGDMVVKERIEESPDPIRLGGIANWLKEELKPMVDSEIRTVVLGHIQRGGSPTAFDRILATNFGAMAASLVAKEQYGRMVALRDQHLTSVELEKVANKTRTVPEDAMGILAAFSVGTSLGVPGMKLDPSQIQDYKKIS
- a CDS encoding alpha/beta hydrolase — encoded protein: MGITSKLPLSERLRKGAGALVVDNFFRGLSVVGKLDPRNDPEEHGVRVLTDVPYHHSGDAAHHLDVFVPQDFDGPRPIVLYVHGGGFRILSKDTHFGMALQFAKRGYLVFNINYRLAPRHPFPAAIEDACRAYRWVVENAHSFDGDLDRVVLAGESAGGNLVCGLTIAAHYERDEPWARSVFETGVTPTVTAPACGMLQVSDVERYTAQDRVNWFVRDRLEEVSHNYLPPDRIDGSPILDFADPLLHFERGDSPTRQLPAFFLPVGTKDILLDDTRRLARALDALGAPHSSHYYPGEIHAFHALVWRPQARKCWRQKFAFLEEHVGR
- a CDS encoding metallophosphoesterase translates to MWRMIIFGTVASLIWGGAHVYAGWSLARFLRSKKAKRVLWGLLAASFAVTLAASILRRTAPEMAMAGVLQWVAYLAMGSFALLLFLVVARDLGLLTFGAMRRWVIPPAASRATSDDGPEDPSRRELFRHTVNASIVGVAASGTGLGYHEARKLAEVVEVDVAVEGLAPQLDGLRIAQISDIHVGPTIKRDYLQAVVDRVNGLEPDLIALTGDMVDGYVDDMRNDVAPIRDLQAPLGAYFVPGNHEYYWDGPAWCDEVERCGMQPLINSHRVVEVDGARLLVGGVTDYRAGARVDGHTSDPHKALEGAPEADFRLLLAHQPKSVWEAAKAGFDLQLSGHTHGGQFWPWSLFVGLAHPFTRGLNDYEDMKIYVSRGTGYWGPPLRLGVPSEITLLTLRRKT